A DNA window from Shewanella baltica contains the following coding sequences:
- the zntR gene encoding Zn(2+)-responsive transcriptional regulator, whose product MYRIGELADLCEVKADTLRFYEKHGLLAPSSRTESGYRVYTEADAARLRFILRAKAVGFTLNEISELLSIELDKSNRVCADVKGMVDIKLAQVQAKIAELNHFQTSLQSLSDACCGGPRSAEHCSILEALESSTERVRVEHHSHDGNQHETHQHKAHQNESHQHTHGKTIHDESGN is encoded by the coding sequence ATGTATCGTATTGGTGAACTGGCGGATTTGTGTGAGGTGAAAGCCGACACGTTGAGATTCTACGAGAAGCACGGTCTGCTCGCGCCGTCGAGCCGTACCGAGTCAGGCTATCGAGTGTATACCGAGGCCGATGCCGCGCGACTGCGTTTTATCTTACGGGCGAAGGCCGTGGGTTTTACCCTCAATGAAATCAGTGAATTGCTTTCAATCGAACTTGATAAATCTAATCGCGTCTGCGCCGATGTGAAGGGTATGGTCGATATTAAATTGGCCCAAGTACAGGCCAAAATCGCCGAGCTGAATCATTTTCAAACCAGTTTACAAAGTCTGTCCGATGCCTGTTGTGGCGGGCCGCGCAGCGCCGAACATTGCTCGATTTTAGAGGCGTTGGAATCCAGTACTGAGCGGGTACGCGTAGAGCATCATTCTCATGATGGAAATCAGCACGAAACGCATCAGCACAAAGCACATCAAAATGAGTCGCACCAGCATACTCACGGCAAAACAATCCATGATGAGTCAGGGAATTAA
- a CDS encoding pseudouridine synthase, translating into MRLDKFLCKSTDLDRDAASVAILSGSVTVNGVIATDCAMQVHENNAVCFNGKSLVPRPSRYFMLHKPADTLCSNVDGAYPSLFHLLDIERAFDLHIVGRLDADTTGLVLLTDDGRWSFNIISPQYQCKKVYRVQLRDPLDSEATAAIAATFTAGLQLQGETALTLPATLQQVDDKTVLLTLTEGKFHQVKRMFAAVGNKVVALHRAQIGAVTLDVDVGEWRELTLAEIASFTA; encoded by the coding sequence ATGCGCCTCGATAAATTCCTCTGTAAAAGCACAGATCTTGATCGTGATGCCGCAAGTGTCGCCATTCTTAGCGGCTCAGTCACAGTCAATGGCGTTATCGCGACAGACTGCGCAATGCAAGTGCATGAAAATAATGCCGTCTGCTTTAATGGAAAGTCGCTAGTGCCACGTCCATCCCGCTATTTCATGTTGCACAAACCCGCCGATACCTTGTGTTCGAATGTAGATGGCGCCTACCCTTCGCTGTTTCATCTGCTCGATATTGAGCGTGCATTTGACCTACACATCGTTGGTCGCTTAGATGCCGATACCACGGGCTTAGTGCTACTCACAGACGATGGCCGCTGGTCGTTTAATATTATCTCGCCTCAATATCAGTGCAAAAAAGTCTATCGTGTCCAACTGCGAGATCCACTCGACAGCGAGGCGACTGCAGCCATAGCCGCAACGTTTACCGCAGGGCTGCAATTACAGGGCGAAACTGCCCTCACTCTGCCAGCAACACTGCAGCAAGTGGATGACAAAACCGTGCTACTCACGCTCACCGAAGGCAAGTTTCATCAAGTTAAAAGGATGTTCGCTGCCGTGGGCAATAAAGTGGTTGCCCTGCACAGGGCACAAATTGGCGCAGTTACCTTAGATGTGGACGTTGGAGAATGGCGCGAGTTAACCTTAGCCGAGATAGCCTCCTTCACAGCCTAA
- the purD gene encoding phosphoribosylamine--glycine ligase: MKVLVIGGGGREHALAWKAAQSAQVETVYVAPGNAGTALEPNVENLAISATDIPALLDFAKTNKIELTIVGPEAPLVMGVVDAFNAAGLPIFGPTKAAAQLEGSKAFTKDFLARHNIPTAGYKNCTEIRDAKAFVRELTATTGYPVVIKADGLAAGKGVIIAQDQAEADAAIDDMLAGNKFGDAGSRVVIEEFLKGEEASFIVMVDGKNILPMATSQDHKARDNGDYGPNTGGMGAYSPAPVVTQAVHDWTVANVIRPTVDGMAAEGNIYTGFLYAGLMISPDGSAKVLEYNCRFGDPETQPIMMRLKSDLVELCLAATRGELDKVTAEYDERAAVGVVLAAGGYPDEYRKFDVIDGLSLGDNNGKVFHAGTEMKDGHVVTNGGRVLCATALGNTVTEAQKAAYKLVDEIHWDDVYFRTDIGYRAIAREQQD, from the coding sequence ATGAAAGTATTAGTTATTGGTGGCGGCGGTCGCGAACATGCCCTAGCGTGGAAAGCTGCACAATCGGCTCAAGTTGAAACTGTCTATGTTGCGCCAGGCAATGCGGGCACAGCCCTAGAACCTAATGTTGAAAATCTGGCGATCAGCGCCACTGACATTCCTGCTCTGCTCGATTTTGCAAAAACCAACAAAATTGAACTGACTATAGTCGGCCCAGAAGCGCCATTAGTGATGGGCGTAGTTGATGCATTCAACGCCGCAGGTTTACCGATTTTTGGCCCAACTAAGGCGGCAGCTCAGCTCGAAGGTTCAAAAGCCTTCACTAAGGACTTTTTAGCCCGCCACAATATTCCAACAGCGGGTTACAAAAATTGCACTGAAATCAGGGATGCTAAAGCCTTCGTGCGTGAATTAACGGCCACCACTGGTTATCCAGTGGTCATTAAAGCTGACGGTTTAGCCGCAGGTAAAGGCGTGATTATTGCCCAAGACCAAGCTGAAGCCGATGCTGCGATTGATGACATGCTCGCCGGTAACAAGTTTGGCGATGCGGGTTCACGCGTGGTCATTGAAGAATTCCTTAAAGGCGAAGAAGCCAGCTTCATCGTAATGGTCGATGGCAAAAACATTCTGCCAATGGCGACCAGCCAAGATCATAAAGCCCGCGATAACGGCGACTATGGTCCAAACACGGGTGGTATGGGCGCTTACTCGCCAGCACCTGTGGTGACTCAAGCGGTACACGATTGGACTGTGGCAAACGTGATTCGTCCAACGGTTGATGGCATGGCGGCAGAAGGCAATATCTACACAGGCTTTTTGTATGCTGGCTTGATGATATCACCCGATGGCAGCGCCAAAGTGCTTGAGTACAACTGCCGCTTTGGCGATCCAGAAACTCAGCCAATCATGATGCGGTTAAAGTCTGACTTAGTGGAACTGTGTTTAGCCGCCACCCGTGGCGAGTTAGATAAAGTGACAGCTGAATACGACGAGCGCGCCGCCGTGGGCGTGGTATTAGCCGCTGGCGGTTATCCAGATGAGTATCGCAAATTTGATGTGATTGACGGTCTCAGCCTTGGTGATAACAATGGCAAAGTGTTCCATGCTGGCACTGAGATGAAAGACGGCCACGTGGTCACCAACGGCGGTCGCGTACTCTGCGCGACTGCACTGGGTAACACAGTGACCGAAGCGCAAAAAGCCGCCTATAAATTGGTTGATGAAATCCACTGGGATGATGTGTATTTCCGTACCGATATTGGCTACCGTGCTATTGCACGTGAACAGCAAGACTAA
- a CDS encoding ImpA family metalloprotease: MRIRLLCASIAILLSGCGGGSEDAGTTTPPTQPPVQPPAPVQYIASSVSANGGALDPSSQKVESGKSAIFSITADIGFALEGITGCGGTLNALTYTTASMTADCTVTPTFIANAENAIKHQDHRLASASELIDFSIAKLASIDIKRKAQINQLYQGVGSSISWHPTHDSITFSSFMPENNFTVLPSNIDGSGASAARGLVMAGEQQGQRYAAMGGNLFSVNTSAQTDTLLKNLLGWLTKGADKTDGLSIVTTQMPSKADSWYFPHNEDIRTWLANNYPAAHSINAANTCDYSELSNCIDTLKPDVIVISDIDRQSLGFAGIKAAIAKAKAAGIPLLLSNYWRNQSPMLSPLYLEMGLSTSGNYWSKLNASDLSVTDVLAEDTALTKVNNLLGKLNEASFDTSVLNDCTGNYLSCNAAAFVDSFKAGADWYRANAETLDNNAIDVFTKADFPLMKAGLLLADKYRSEIDYPIAYSEHAQWQRALFADWTVSYARVHNLAQPDLGEYVTDRANLSKGSNAHYAYPATVTERKTISVPYTGQWTTTGWYALPGQTIKFTRLDSSAANVEIKLNYHRRNTNRAYEQKIYRGPLELTQQRLRLAQGKSIEFSSPYGGPIYLYINSDASSVDGALSVDVNAEHVAKHPTIMDFSNPAEIAAFNERIQNTELPHVDLRTDGAEQHLRRDRFLNAIGTDMPDVNALLNSIVDDHINSVYTLAGLKIQGNSLSESLPADVLAACKGLFGDDCIDNSLHTRTIIQHANYDQNAQCGAGCSGNPWDAAWNIDPTGWGDNHELGHNLQTNRLNVQYAAANNSDNWAGYSSRAGENSNNIFPYVVKWKTHYLRDNNTDTVTDGHMNHKDLFYVFMSDAAGTTDTSGKRVVFGANCKVLDAGEDRYTAPWASNAYAVHNGYRMAFYIQMALKAHGMTLSDGTMLNNGFNLFTLLYQHSRIFGKYANNASDWEANRSKLGFSQFPFDGNSVYGEKTVKDIPGNDFMLVSLSQLTGKDWRSHFDLLGLRYSSLAAAQTVANATSSTMPMGMYELETDLPPANMSQGLTFVSLSLTDGTTQWKGVGSPTQCTKP, from the coding sequence ATGAGGATTAGACTGCTGTGCGCCTCCATCGCCATACTGCTTAGTGGATGCGGTGGTGGCTCAGAAGATGCTGGCACGACCACACCACCGACTCAGCCGCCAGTCCAACCTCCCGCGCCGGTGCAATACATTGCTAGTAGTGTGTCAGCAAATGGCGGAGCCTTAGATCCAAGCAGTCAAAAAGTGGAGTCAGGTAAAAGCGCTATTTTTAGCATTACTGCCGATATTGGCTTTGCACTCGAAGGCATTACTGGCTGTGGTGGCACGCTAAATGCGCTAACTTACACCACTGCGTCCATGACGGCGGATTGCACTGTCACGCCGACATTTATTGCTAACGCCGAAAATGCCATTAAGCATCAAGACCACAGGCTTGCCAGTGCGAGTGAGTTAATTGATTTCAGCATCGCCAAACTCGCTAGTATCGACATCAAACGTAAAGCCCAGATAAATCAGCTATATCAAGGTGTCGGTAGCAGCATCTCTTGGCACCCGACTCACGACTCAATTACCTTTTCGAGCTTTATGCCAGAGAACAATTTTACTGTTTTGCCATCGAATATCGATGGCAGTGGTGCAAGCGCGGCTCGCGGTTTAGTGATGGCGGGCGAGCAACAAGGGCAAAGATATGCGGCCATGGGAGGAAATCTCTTTTCCGTCAACACTTCAGCTCAAACCGATACTTTGCTGAAAAATCTTTTAGGCTGGCTGACCAAAGGCGCCGATAAAACCGACGGCCTCAGTATAGTGACCACGCAAATGCCGAGCAAAGCCGACAGTTGGTACTTTCCCCATAACGAAGATATTCGCACTTGGCTTGCAAACAACTACCCCGCAGCCCATAGCATTAATGCGGCAAACACCTGTGACTACAGTGAGTTAAGCAACTGTATCGACACACTCAAGCCCGATGTGATAGTGATTAGTGACATAGACCGTCAGTCCCTCGGTTTTGCAGGCATTAAAGCTGCTATCGCTAAGGCCAAAGCGGCGGGCATTCCCTTGCTACTCTCAAACTACTGGCGCAATCAAAGCCCAATGCTATCGCCGCTTTATCTTGAAATGGGGCTTTCAACCTCAGGTAATTATTGGTCAAAGCTGAATGCCAGCGACCTCAGTGTGACTGATGTTTTGGCCGAAGATACCGCCCTGACCAAGGTAAATAATTTGCTCGGCAAGCTCAATGAAGCAAGCTTCGATACCTCAGTGCTTAACGACTGCACAGGTAATTATCTCAGTTGTAATGCTGCCGCCTTTGTTGACTCGTTCAAAGCGGGTGCTGATTGGTATCGAGCCAATGCCGAAACCTTAGATAACAATGCAATTGATGTGTTTACCAAGGCAGACTTCCCTTTGATGAAGGCCGGACTGTTACTCGCCGATAAGTATCGCAGCGAGATTGATTACCCCATAGCCTACAGCGAGCACGCACAATGGCAGCGGGCACTGTTTGCCGATTGGACCGTCAGCTATGCCCGCGTCCATAACTTAGCCCAGCCTGATTTGGGTGAATATGTCACCGACAGAGCTAACCTCAGCAAGGGCAGCAATGCGCACTACGCTTATCCTGCGACTGTCACAGAACGTAAAACCATTAGCGTGCCCTATACAGGCCAATGGACGACTACAGGCTGGTATGCACTGCCGGGTCAAACCATCAAATTTACTCGCCTCGATAGCAGCGCTGCGAATGTGGAGATCAAACTCAACTACCACAGACGTAACACTAACCGCGCCTATGAGCAGAAAATCTATCGCGGCCCATTGGAGTTGACACAGCAACGCCTGCGCTTAGCACAAGGAAAAAGTATTGAGTTTTCCTCCCCCTACGGCGGGCCGATTTATCTATACATCAATAGTGATGCTTCGAGTGTTGATGGCGCGTTAAGTGTTGATGTCAACGCTGAGCATGTCGCTAAACATCCGACCATTATGGATTTCTCCAATCCAGCTGAAATCGCGGCCTTTAACGAACGCATTCAGAATACCGAATTACCCCATGTGGACTTGCGCACCGATGGTGCAGAGCAGCATCTACGTCGCGACCGCTTCTTAAACGCCATCGGTACCGATATGCCTGATGTCAACGCGCTGCTCAACAGCATTGTCGATGACCATATCAACAGCGTTTACACCTTAGCTGGCCTTAAAATTCAAGGTAACAGTCTAAGTGAATCCTTACCCGCCGATGTGCTAGCGGCCTGCAAAGGACTGTTTGGCGACGACTGTATCGACAATAGTCTGCATACCCGCACTATTATTCAACACGCCAATTATGACCAAAATGCCCAGTGCGGAGCCGGTTGTAGTGGTAATCCTTGGGATGCGGCATGGAATATCGACCCAACGGGCTGGGGTGATAACCATGAGTTAGGCCATAATCTGCAAACGAACCGCCTCAATGTGCAATATGCCGCGGCAAACAATAGTGACAACTGGGCAGGTTATAGTAGTCGCGCGGGGGAAAACTCCAACAATATCTTCCCTTATGTAGTGAAGTGGAAAACCCATTATCTGCGCGATAATAATACCGATACGGTTACTGATGGCCACATGAACCATAAAGATCTCTTCTATGTGTTTATGTCCGATGCTGCGGGCACAACAGATACCAGCGGTAAGCGCGTGGTGTTTGGCGCTAACTGTAAAGTGCTCGATGCAGGTGAAGACAGATACACAGCGCCTTGGGCCAGCAATGCATATGCTGTGCATAACGGCTATCGCATGGCGTTTTACATCCAAATGGCACTAAAGGCCCACGGCATGACGCTGAGCGATGGCACCATGCTGAACAATGGCTTTAATCTCTTTACCTTGCTGTATCAACACAGTCGTATTTTTGGCAAATATGCCAATAACGCCAGTGATTGGGAAGCGAACCGCAGCAAACTGGGCTTTAGCCAATTTCCGTTTGACGGCAATAGTGTCTACGGCGAAAAAACCGTGAAAGATATCCCCGGCAACGACTTTATGCTGGTGTCTTTGAGTCAGCTCACAGGCAAAGATTGGCGTAGCCACTTTGATTTGTTGGGTCTGCGCTACTCAAGCCTTGCAGCCGCGCAAACGGTCGCTAATGCGACCTCGAGTACTATGCCCATGGGCATGTATGAGCTAGAAACTGACTTGCCGCCAGCGAACATGAGCCAAGGTTTAACCTTTGTGTCACTGTCACTCACTGATGGCACTACACAGTGGAAAGGCGTGGGTTCGCCAACCCAGTGCACCAAACCATAA
- a CDS encoding prohibitin family protein yields MIKNELNLPSSIGLSKIIPIVILLILFISLFGSWYTVDQGERGVLLRNGKVIGTAEPGLGFKIPLIDTVVKISTQTHTTSYTSLQAYSRDQQPATLNASVTFSVPPDRVEEVYANFKSIDAMVTRLLDRQVPTQVENIFGKYTAISVVQERIKFGIDVTSAITNSIKGPVEINSVQIENIDFSNAYEKSVEDRMRAEVEVQTQLQNLEKERVSAQIAVTQAQAQADSQLARAKAEAESIRIKGDAEASAIKSRAEALAQNQNLVELTKAEKWDGKLPTTMLPTGTLPFIDVKKGN; encoded by the coding sequence ATGATTAAAAATGAACTCAATCTACCGAGCTCAATCGGCCTCAGCAAGATTATTCCCATCGTTATTCTGTTAATCCTCTTTATCTCTTTATTTGGCAGTTGGTATACGGTTGACCAAGGTGAACGTGGCGTACTGCTGCGTAACGGTAAAGTTATCGGAACTGCAGAACCTGGGCTCGGGTTTAAAATCCCACTGATAGACACTGTGGTGAAGATTTCAACCCAAACGCACACCACCAGTTATACCTCGCTGCAAGCCTATAGCCGCGATCAACAACCCGCGACACTTAACGCATCGGTGACGTTTAGCGTACCGCCAGACCGCGTCGAAGAAGTGTATGCTAACTTCAAAAGTATCGATGCCATGGTCACACGCCTGCTCGACAGACAAGTGCCAACTCAAGTCGAAAACATCTTCGGTAAATACACGGCGATTTCAGTCGTACAAGAGCGGATCAAATTCGGTATTGATGTGACCAGCGCGATCACTAACTCGATCAAAGGTCCGGTAGAAATCAACTCAGTGCAGATTGAGAATATCGACTTTTCCAACGCCTATGAAAAATCCGTCGAAGACAGAATGCGCGCCGAAGTCGAAGTGCAAACTCAACTGCAGAATCTAGAGAAAGAACGCGTCAGCGCGCAAATCGCCGTCACCCAAGCGCAAGCACAGGCCGACTCGCAATTGGCCCGCGCTAAGGCTGAAGCCGAAAGTATTCGTATCAAAGGTGATGCAGAAGCCTCTGCGATTAAGAGCCGCGCCGAAGCGCTGGCACAAAATCAAAACTTAGTTGAATTAACCAAAGCGGAAAAGTGGGACGGCAAACTACCGACGACTATGCTGCCGACAGGCACTCTGCCCTTTATCGATGTGAAAAAAGGCAACTAA
- the purH gene encoding bifunctional phosphoribosylaminoimidazolecarboxamide formyltransferase/IMP cyclohydrolase, which produces MTAANNARPIRRALLSVSDKTGILEFAKALHAQGVELLSTGGTARLLADNGVPVIEVSDYTGHPEIMDGRVKTLHPKVHGGILARRGLDESVMADNNINAIDLVAVNLYPFAETVAKAGCTLEDAIENIDIGGPTMVRAAAKNHKDVTIVVNAADYSRVLAEMTANNGSTTHATRFDLAIAAFEHTAGYDGMIANYFGTMVPAHSTDECFADSKFPRTFNTQLVKKQDLRYGENSHQAAAFYVDTKIDEASVATAIQLQGKALSYNNIADTDAALECVKEFLEPACVIVKHANPCGVALGKDLLDAYNRAYQTDPTSAFGGIIAFNGELDAATASAIVERQFVEVIIAPSVSQAARDVVAKKTNVRLLECGQWNTKTQTLDYKRVNGGLLVQDRDQGMVGLEDIKVVSKRQPTASELKDLMFCWKVAKFVKSNAIVYAKDGMTIGVGAGQMSRVYSAKIAGIKAADEGLEVVNSVMASDAFFPFRDGIDAAAAAGISCIIQPGGSMRDAEIIAAADEHGMAMVMTGMRHFRH; this is translated from the coding sequence ATGACTGCTGCAAATAATGCCAGACCCATTCGTCGCGCGCTGTTAAGCGTTTCAGATAAAACCGGAATTCTCGAGTTCGCCAAAGCACTTCACGCCCAAGGTGTGGAGCTGTTGTCAACTGGCGGCACCGCTCGCCTGTTAGCGGATAACGGCGTGCCTGTTATCGAAGTATCTGATTACACAGGACACCCTGAGATCATGGACGGTCGCGTTAAGACGCTGCACCCTAAAGTGCACGGCGGCATTTTGGCGCGCCGCGGTCTTGATGAAAGCGTGATGGCCGACAACAATATCAATGCCATCGATCTGGTTGCGGTTAACCTTTATCCTTTCGCTGAAACTGTGGCTAAAGCCGGTTGTACCTTAGAAGACGCTATCGAAAATATCGATATTGGCGGCCCAACTATGGTGCGCGCAGCGGCAAAAAACCACAAAGACGTCACCATAGTCGTTAATGCCGCCGATTACTCACGCGTACTGGCAGAAATGACGGCTAACAATGGCAGCACGACCCATGCGACGCGTTTCGACTTAGCGATTGCGGCCTTTGAGCACACTGCGGGTTACGATGGCATGATCGCCAACTACTTCGGCACTATGGTTCCTGCGCATAGCACGGACGAATGCTTTGCTGATTCTAAGTTCCCACGCACGTTCAACACCCAATTAGTGAAGAAGCAAGACTTACGCTATGGCGAAAACAGCCATCAAGCGGCGGCCTTCTATGTCGATACGAAAATTGATGAAGCCTCTGTGGCGACGGCAATTCAGTTGCAAGGCAAAGCCTTGTCTTACAACAACATTGCCGATACCGACGCCGCTCTTGAGTGCGTAAAAGAATTCTTGGAACCCGCCTGCGTTATCGTTAAACACGCTAACCCATGTGGTGTGGCCTTAGGTAAAGACTTGCTCGATGCCTATAACCGCGCTTATCAAACTGACCCAACCTCAGCCTTCGGTGGCATTATTGCTTTCAACGGCGAGTTAGATGCCGCGACGGCGAGTGCTATCGTTGAGCGTCAATTCGTTGAAGTGATTATCGCCCCAAGCGTCAGCCAAGCGGCGCGCGATGTGGTGGCGAAAAAGACCAACGTGCGTTTATTGGAATGTGGTCAGTGGAACACTAAGACCCAAACCTTAGACTACAAACGCGTTAACGGCGGCTTGTTAGTACAAGATCGCGACCAAGGCATGGTCGGCTTAGAAGACATCAAAGTGGTTTCTAAACGTCAACCAACTGCAAGCGAACTGAAAGACTTAATGTTCTGCTGGAAAGTGGCGAAATTCGTTAAATCTAACGCCATCGTTTATGCCAAAGACGGCATGACTATCGGTGTCGGCGCAGGCCAAATGAGCCGCGTTTACAGCGCTAAAATCGCTGGCATCAAGGCCGCCGATGAAGGCTTAGAAGTAGTGAACTCTGTGATGGCATCCGATGCTTTCTTCCCCTTCCGTGACGGTATCGATGCCGCAGCGGCTGCGGGCATTAGCTGCATCATCCAACCGGGTGGCTCAATGCGCGATGCTGAAATCATCGCTGCAGCAGACGAGCACGGCATGGCCATGGTGATGACGGGCATGCGCCACTTCCGTCACTAA
- a CDS encoding SO_0444 family Cu/Zn efflux transporter: MLLKNFIDLFLDSAPWLLLGLILAGLLKVFVPMVWMQKQLGGHGFKTVVKAALLGAPLPLCSCGVIPAAVGLRRSGASKAATTSFLVSTPETGVDSIAVSYVLLGPFMAIVRPIAAITSAIVAGLLVGRDDDDGKPAVKSESKSASDAPVAACCALKSATQSQAVKAEPLKSCCSSTKEPTLVPVKAAASCCGTESHTDSEQKTEPKSAIKMTPMAATSSLMTAHGGSIANVGVIKTEKTVSCCASNTAESVTPEKILVVKKGACCGTSNKAESETHDHSAHAPQAQGEADSCCASTQDMATELKSQSVLSRVGIGLKYAATDLVRDTTLWLLVGLFFAALVQTYVPADFLAQWGDGILAMLVMVLVSVPMYICATASTPIAAGLLLAGVSPGAVLVFMMAGPATNIATLGVVAKELGKRALWGYLGGVIGVALIAGILVNYLVDSFGFVVMPQIGEQHQMLPQWLVATSGIVLALLMAKVVFEKIPRSWIRRNDCCS, encoded by the coding sequence ATGTTACTGAAGAATTTTATCGATCTGTTTTTAGACTCGGCGCCTTGGTTGTTATTAGGCCTGATCCTGGCTGGGCTATTAAAAGTATTCGTACCAATGGTGTGGATGCAAAAGCAGCTCGGCGGTCACGGTTTTAAAACTGTGGTGAAGGCGGCGTTGCTCGGTGCACCTTTACCTTTGTGTTCTTGTGGCGTGATTCCTGCGGCGGTAGGGTTACGCCGTTCAGGAGCCTCTAAAGCGGCAACTACCTCCTTTTTAGTGTCGACGCCAGAAACAGGCGTCGATTCAATCGCCGTTTCCTACGTGTTACTCGGCCCCTTTATGGCGATCGTCAGACCGATTGCTGCGATTACCAGTGCGATTGTGGCTGGCTTACTCGTTGGCCGCGATGACGACGATGGCAAGCCTGCGGTTAAATCAGAGTCCAAGTCAGCTAGCGACGCACCCGTGGCGGCCTGCTGTGCGTTGAAATCTGCGACTCAGTCTCAAGCTGTTAAAGCCGAACCGCTTAAAAGCTGTTGCTCATCAACTAAAGAGCCAACTTTAGTGCCTGTTAAAGCGGCTGCATCCTGCTGCGGCACTGAAAGTCATACTGATAGTGAGCAGAAGACTGAGCCTAAGAGTGCGATCAAAATGACGCCTATGGCTGCAACGTCTAGCCTAATGACGGCTCATGGCGGAAGTATTGCGAACGTCGGTGTGATAAAAACTGAGAAAACAGTATCCTGCTGCGCCAGTAACACAGCTGAATCTGTCACCCCTGAGAAAATCCTTGTGGTAAAAAAGGGCGCCTGTTGCGGCACTTCAAACAAAGCCGAGTCTGAAACACATGATCACAGTGCCCATGCTCCTCAAGCACAAGGTGAAGCGGATAGCTGCTGCGCTTCGACCCAAGATATGGCGACTGAGTTAAAGTCGCAATCCGTATTAAGCCGCGTCGGTATTGGTCTTAAATATGCGGCAACGGATTTAGTGCGTGACACTACCTTGTGGCTGCTGGTGGGCTTATTCTTCGCCGCGCTGGTGCAAACCTATGTCCCTGCTGACTTTTTGGCGCAATGGGGCGACGGTATCTTAGCCATGTTAGTGATGGTGTTGGTCTCTGTGCCTATGTACATCTGCGCGACGGCATCGACACCGATTGCTGCCGGACTATTGCTGGCGGGTGTGTCACCGGGTGCCGTTTTAGTGTTTATGATGGCGGGTCCTGCGACTAATATCGCAACCTTAGGTGTGGTGGCTAAAGAGTTAGGTAAGCGTGCGTTGTGGGGATACTTGGGCGGCGTGATCGGCGTGGCCTTAATCGCGGGAATATTAGTCAATTATCTGGTGGATAGCTTTGGCTTTGTGGTGATGCCACAGATTGGTGAGCAGCACCAAATGTTACCTCAGTGGCTAGTGGCAACTTCTGGCATAGTACTGGCGTTACTCATGGCGAAAGTGGTGTTTGAAAAAATTCCTCGAAGCTGGATCCGCCGCAACGATTGCTGTTCTTAA